The following coding sequences lie in one Oryza brachyantha chromosome 10, ObraRS2, whole genome shotgun sequence genomic window:
- the LOC102702600 gene encoding tryptamine hydroxycinnamoyltransferase 1-like has product MAVTVEITKSEVIRPSPASCGDAGGARSSPLTVFDRAAMDMYIPSVYAWRNAGGGAEAVAEAPPSNRAIKLGLAAVLPRFPHLAGRFDVDARGRRCFDLNDAGVFVFEAAASGTLADALAHDVAAHVNELYPKADTERADEPLFQVQLTRYTCGGLVIGATAHHHIADGQSFSVFFVAWAAAVRTGGAMLPTPFLDRGAVAVPSRVPAPVFDHRNIEFSAERGGRNSRATLPLDRIQNLAVHFPDEFVARLKAQVGVRCSTFRCLLAHAWKKITAARGLPPEAFTQVRVAVDCRGRTTPPVPRDYFGNMVLWAFPRMQVGQLLSASYAAVAGVISDAVARVDERYIRSFVDFGEATGEEEELAATAAEPGTVLCPDLEVDSWLGFRFHELDFGGGPPCAFLTPDVPIEGIFIFVPSCAGKGGIEMFVALQDTHVEAFREICYSLD; this is encoded by the exons ATGGCTGTGACAGTAGAGATCACGAAGAGTGAGGTGATcaggccgtcgccggcgtcgtgcggcgacgccggcggcgccaggTCGTCCCCGCTGACCGTGTTCGACCGTGCGGCCATGGACATGTACATCCCTTCCGTCTACGCGTGGAggaacgccggcggcggcgcggaggcggtggcagAAGCGCCGCCGTCCAACCGCGCGATCAAGCTCGGGCTGGCCGCCGTGCTGCCCAGGTTCCCGCACCTCGCCGGGAGGTTCGACGTcgacgcgcgcgggcggaggtgCTTCGACCTCAACGACGCCGGGGTGTTCGTCTTCGAGGCCGCCGCGTCGGGcaccctcgccgacgcgctggCGCACGACGTCGCCGCGCACGTCAACGAGCTCTACCCCAAGGCCGACACg GAGCGCGCCGACGAGCCGCTGTTCCAAGTGCAGCTGACGCGGTACACGTGCGGCGGGCTGGTGATCGGCGCAACCGCCCACCACCACATCGCCGACGGCCAGTCCTTCAGCGTCTTCTTCGTCGcgtgggcggcggccgtgCGCACCGGCGGGGCCATGCTCCCGACGCCGTTCCTCGACCGCGGGGCCGTCGCTGTGCCGTCCCGGGTCCCGGCGCCGGTGTTCGACCACCGCAACATCGAGTTCAGCGCCGAGCGCGGCGGGCGAAACTCCCGCGCCACCCTCCCGCTGGACAGAATTCAGAATCTCGCCGTGCACTTCCCCGACGAGTTCGTCGCCCGGCTCAAGGCCCAGGTGGGCGTGCGGTGCAGCACGTTCCGTTGCCTCCTGGCGCACGCCTGGAAGAAGATCACCGCCGCGAGGGGGCTCCCGCCGGAGGCGTTCACGCAGGTCAGGGTCGCCGTCGACTGCCGCGGCCGCACCACCCCGCCGGTGCCGAGGGACTACTTCGGGAACATGGTGCTCTGGGCGTTCCCGAGGATGCAGGTCGGGCAGCTCCTCTCCGCCAGCTAcgccgcggtggccggcgtCATCAGCGACGCCGTGGCGCGCGTCGACGAGCGGTACATCCGATCGTTCGTGGACttcggcgaggcgaccggcgaggaggaggagctggcggcgacggcggcggagcccgGGACGGTGCTGTGCCCGGACCTGGAGGTGGACAGCTGGCTAGGGTTCCGGTTCCACGAGCTGGACTTCGGCGGCGGGCCGCCGTGCGCGTTCCTGACGCCCGACGTGCCCATCGAGGGGATCTTCATCTTCGTGCCGTCGTGCGCCGGGAAGGGCGGCATCGAGATGTTCGTCGCCCTCCAGGACACCCACGTCGAGGCCTTCAGGGAGATATGCTACTCCTTGGACTGA